Proteins from one Corynebacterium epidermidicanis genomic window:
- a CDS encoding trimeric intracellular cation channel family protein, protein MLSLLKILWIIGITAEGMTGALAAGRRKMDLFGVAVLASVTAIGGGSIRDVLLGHYPLTWVAEPQYLVLVVVASFVTVSMPFLLENFRVVFLVLDAVGLSVFAVIGTQVALGLGHGFVIAVVSAVVTGVFGGVIRDLLSNQIPLVFQEELYASVAVLATCVYFLLRALGASDSVTVIVSILVAVTVRLLAIWRGWSLPIFDYQERS, encoded by the coding sequence ATGCTCTCTTTGTTGAAAATCCTCTGGATCATCGGCATCACCGCTGAAGGGATGACTGGCGCGCTTGCTGCCGGTCGCCGGAAGATGGACCTCTTTGGGGTGGCAGTTTTAGCGTCGGTGACTGCGATCGGTGGTGGCTCGATTCGCGATGTTTTACTCGGGCACTATCCGTTGACGTGGGTGGCGGAGCCACAGTACCTGGTCCTGGTTGTGGTGGCGAGCTTCGTCACCGTCAGCATGCCTTTCCTGTTGGAAAATTTCCGAGTTGTGTTCCTCGTACTGGACGCCGTGGGACTCTCTGTTTTTGCCGTCATCGGCACCCAAGTGGCCTTGGGGTTGGGCCATGGCTTTGTGATCGCGGTGGTCTCCGCTGTGGTGACTGGGGTGTTCGGTGGCGTGATCCGAGACCTGCTGAGTAATCAAATCCCACTGGTCTTCCAGGAGGAGTTGTACGCCTCCGTGGCCGTGCTCGCCACCTGCGTTTATTTCTTGTTGCGCGCGCTCGGCGCTTCGGATTCCGTCACCGTCATCGTGTCCATTTTGGTCGCGGTGACGGTGCGCCTCCTGGCCATTTGGCGAGGCTGGTCGCTGCCAATCTTTGATTACCAAGAACGCAGCTAA
- a CDS encoding PH domain-containing protein encodes MNPAESKYIKVRYLVELPWIVVFAIGCAIGGLLWTPWLHIATGVCMLWLLWWLWLVPQQVKNLGWLEAENELLLTKGKLWHTFTVVPYGRIQFVDVKAGPAERAFGLKHVELHTASATSDSKVRGLSATTADELRDRLAMKARERMSGL; translated from the coding sequence ATGAATCCAGCAGAATCGAAATACATCAAGGTGCGCTACCTAGTGGAGCTGCCCTGGATTGTCGTCTTTGCTATCGGGTGTGCCATCGGTGGTCTGCTGTGGACTCCGTGGCTGCACATCGCCACCGGGGTATGCATGTTGTGGTTGCTGTGGTGGTTGTGGCTAGTTCCACAGCAAGTAAAGAACTTAGGTTGGCTGGAAGCCGAGAACGAACTACTACTGACGAAAGGCAAGTTGTGGCATACCTTTACGGTGGTGCCCTACGGACGCATCCAGTTTGTCGACGTCAAAGCCGGTCCTGCCGAACGAGCCTTTGGCCTCAAACACGTGGAACTACACACCGCGTCTGCCACCAGTGATTCCAAAGTTCGGGGACTCAGCGCCACCACTGCAGATGAATTGCGCGATCGCTTGGCCATGAAAGCGCGCGAACGGATGAGCGGGCTATGA
- a CDS encoding PH domain-containing protein, translated as MNEFRHVHRATPLLQFWTTILAILAVALANVSATVLRDIVAAVQHGQIKSVWFLAAIAGFVALCAVIWLVSGIWWKAIGFRLGSEELAIKHGVISHSLRTARYDRIQAVDVVEPVIARIFGVAKVRVETAGGNNSVLEISYLKRAEAEQVRAEVLARRAGIGHENPREAGETDNAGLLPPQAAPALIPPIPVSRSIAVAVLSSHAVVVVLSLLGAVFLPGGFGIVLPFIVGFGPALWRIIDTSYGFTAELDEDVLNISYGLADRRRQSIPLGRIHAVQVEQPLLWRGTGWWRVRVSIAGYGVDKQNASTTSLLPVGTFEQALAMLAVITPLSEQDLATVADPRGHKGAQFRSPKVAKWLSPIDRDQQATTLIDDRAVVMHAGRLGHRMKVIHPSHIQELSFDQGPIGHALGLANVRLDLVRGPVAMTAAQLTRADASILLEHLRHRKFNSLTI; from the coding sequence ATGAACGAGTTCCGTCATGTGCATCGAGCTACGCCACTGCTGCAATTTTGGACGACCATCCTAGCGATCCTCGCGGTCGCCCTGGCTAACGTCTCGGCGACAGTCCTACGTGACATCGTTGCTGCCGTGCAACACGGGCAGATCAAGTCGGTGTGGTTCCTGGCGGCCATCGCCGGTTTCGTCGCCCTGTGTGCGGTCATTTGGCTGGTTTCTGGCATCTGGTGGAAAGCGATAGGCTTTCGGCTCGGCTCGGAAGAACTGGCAATCAAACACGGGGTGATCTCGCACTCTTTGCGGACCGCCCGCTATGACCGCATCCAGGCCGTGGACGTTGTGGAGCCGGTAATCGCGCGGATCTTTGGCGTGGCGAAAGTACGGGTGGAAACCGCCGGCGGTAACAATTCCGTACTGGAGATCAGCTATCTCAAGCGCGCAGAAGCTGAACAAGTTCGCGCGGAGGTGCTGGCGCGCCGGGCAGGGATCGGCCATGAAAACCCGCGAGAAGCAGGCGAAACAGATAACGCCGGGCTACTCCCTCCGCAAGCTGCACCTGCGCTCATTCCGCCGATCCCGGTGTCACGCAGCATTGCTGTTGCCGTGTTGTCCAGCCACGCGGTTGTGGTCGTGTTGTCGCTGCTGGGCGCGGTGTTTCTTCCCGGTGGCTTCGGAATCGTGCTGCCTTTCATAGTTGGTTTCGGTCCGGCGCTGTGGCGAATTATCGATACCTCCTACGGATTCACGGCCGAACTCGATGAGGACGTATTAAACATCTCCTACGGGCTCGCTGATCGACGCCGCCAGTCCATTCCGCTGGGACGCATTCACGCGGTCCAAGTCGAGCAGCCACTGTTGTGGCGGGGCACCGGCTGGTGGCGGGTACGCGTCTCGATCGCTGGGTATGGCGTCGACAAGCAGAATGCGTCGACGACGTCCCTGCTGCCAGTGGGCACTTTCGAGCAGGCGCTCGCAATGCTTGCGGTGATTACCCCGCTGAGCGAGCAGGACCTCGCTACGGTCGCAGACCCGCGCGGGCATAAGGGGGCACAGTTCCGCAGCCCAAAGGTGGCGAAGTGGTTGAGCCCCATTGATCGCGATCAGCAGGCAACCACGCTTATCGACGACCGCGCGGTGGTCATGCACGCCGGTCGGTTGGGGCACCGGATGAAGGTGATTCATCCCAGCCATATCCAGGAGCTGTCTTTTGATCAGGGGCCGATTGGGCATGCGTTGGGTCTGGCAAATGTGCGTCTTGACTTGGTTCGTGGTCCGGTGGCAATGACGGCTGCACAGCTTACGCGCGCGGATGCGTCGATCTTGTTGGAGCACCTCAGACATCGAAAGTTCAATTCATTGACCATCTAA
- a CDS encoding metal ABC transporter substrate-binding protein: protein MSVRGTKALIVASALALGGCSQAATQSHSSQPAALRVVATTTQICDYLTQLSSGVPVRLTDPQGKTHTSEQQDPKLDLTCILSPNASAHEHEMTAQQMAALATADVIFVNGVDLERFMDQAIESSGFHGKLAVTSGKDDTAQSAGKREYQRVVGTHKIDVAPWPFAPEPGEEAEFEFDPHVWTSPKGAMMQTRNIAEALAAESAGDVQWNAQAEPYLSKLADLDRWVQDSLQTVPREKRVLFTSHDAFGYFARDYDVDFIGSALSDFNAQQDATSQHIQAGVDQVRQAHAEVIFAENSNNAKSIEAIGRAAGVRVITGDEALYGDSLGPAGSDGATYIGSILHNVTNLVRAWGGTPAPLPVSLQPWAPKETIQ from the coding sequence ATGTCCGTTCGAGGTACCAAAGCCCTCATCGTGGCCAGCGCGCTCGCGCTAGGCGGGTGTAGCCAAGCAGCCACCCAATCGCACTCCAGCCAGCCAGCAGCGCTCCGAGTGGTAGCCACCACCACGCAAATCTGTGACTACCTCACCCAGCTTTCTTCCGGAGTGCCAGTACGCCTAACTGACCCCCAAGGCAAGACCCACACCAGCGAGCAGCAGGACCCGAAACTGGATCTCACCTGCATTTTGTCTCCCAACGCATCGGCGCACGAACATGAGATGACTGCCCAACAGATGGCGGCATTGGCCACTGCGGACGTGATCTTCGTCAACGGCGTGGACTTGGAACGCTTCATGGATCAAGCCATCGAATCCTCCGGATTCCATGGCAAATTAGCCGTCACTTCCGGCAAAGACGACACAGCTCAGTCTGCCGGGAAGCGCGAGTACCAGCGCGTCGTTGGCACGCACAAGATCGATGTCGCCCCTTGGCCGTTCGCGCCCGAACCGGGTGAAGAAGCGGAGTTCGAATTCGACCCGCACGTCTGGACCAGCCCCAAAGGCGCCATGATGCAAACTCGCAATATCGCCGAAGCACTAGCGGCGGAAAGCGCTGGCGATGTCCAGTGGAACGCGCAGGCCGAACCCTACCTCAGCAAGCTCGCTGATCTGGACCGGTGGGTGCAAGATAGCTTGCAGACCGTACCGCGTGAAAAGCGGGTGCTATTTACCTCGCATGATGCCTTCGGCTACTTTGCGCGCGACTATGATGTGGACTTCATTGGGTCTGCACTCTCGGACTTCAACGCCCAGCAGGATGCAACATCCCAGCACATTCAAGCGGGCGTCGATCAAGTGCGTCAGGCCCACGCCGAAGTGATTTTCGCGGAGAACTCGAACAACGCTAAGTCCATTGAAGCTATCGGCCGGGCGGCCGGGGTGCGCGTCATTACCGGTGACGAAGCCCTCTACGGAGATTCGCTCGGCCCAGCAGGCAGCGACGGCGCCACCTATATCGGCTCGATCCTGCACAATGTCACCAACCTGGTGCGCGCGTGGGGTGGCACCCCGGCACCATTACCTGTTTCCTTGCAGCCTTGGGCCCCGAAGGAAACTATCCAATGA
- a CDS encoding metal ABC transporter ATP-binding protein, with the protein MSTPVVTFDQASVGYRGHEVLTDVSFSIPSHSMVTLVGDNGAGKSTILKAILGLAEVLRGSVTVDGEHRTKSAQGSVGYVPQKLDAAKDFPITALQVVGLGLVSRLGPFRRLSKADRESCHRALAAVDLADCARLRFGELSGGQQQRVLIARSLVSGPRLLLLDEPFNGLDEAARNRLITLLNELKHRGLAIIASTHDVRLATETDARLLRVEDATVR; encoded by the coding sequence ATGAGCACGCCGGTGGTGACTTTTGACCAGGCATCGGTGGGCTACCGAGGCCACGAAGTGCTCACTGATGTTTCCTTCTCGATCCCCTCACACAGCATGGTCACGCTGGTAGGCGACAACGGGGCTGGTAAATCAACCATCTTGAAAGCGATCTTGGGACTCGCTGAAGTGTTGCGTGGAAGCGTGACCGTGGATGGCGAACACCGCACAAAGTCAGCGCAAGGCAGCGTCGGGTATGTGCCTCAGAAACTCGACGCCGCTAAGGATTTCCCGATTACCGCCCTTCAGGTTGTGGGTCTTGGTCTAGTGAGCCGGTTGGGTCCGTTCCGCAGGCTCAGCAAAGCTGATCGGGAAAGCTGCCATCGGGCGCTCGCCGCGGTAGACCTCGCCGACTGCGCACGCTTGCGTTTCGGGGAGCTTTCCGGCGGGCAACAGCAGCGGGTACTCATCGCCCGCTCCCTCGTCTCCGGACCCCGACTGCTGCTTCTCGACGAACCCTTCAACGGCCTCGACGAAGCTGCCCGTAATCGCTTGATCACGCTGCTCAACGAGCTCAAACATCGTGGCCTAGCGATCATCGCATCCACACACGACGTGCGCCTGGCCACCGAAACCGATGCCCGCCTGCTGCGGGTGGAAGACGCGACGGTGCGCTGA
- a CDS encoding metal ABC transporter permease: protein MEVQALFTIPYLYRPLILLLALGISAGCVGALVNLRQAEFTAETMAHAIFPGVVLGFIVNGISGIIPGGFWAGLLCAAVLTVLPRTTDHSNEAGTAVILATFYAVGMVISLAHADRSGQLEALMFGRLLELSPARLQQSLVICGLATITMLSLLPAQVSVAFDRTTATIDGIRPRLLDAIFNFSVAATVAAGASAVGVLLVVGYLVIPAAAGRILCRTVGAQLAFAVGFASVGGLVSMLIVTGQHSHPVSAQACVIMVFLVLFGLAIGWVQLRHRVAGGRR from the coding sequence ATGGAAGTGCAGGCGTTGTTCACAATCCCATATCTCTACCGGCCCCTGATCCTTTTGCTCGCGCTCGGTATATCCGCAGGGTGCGTGGGTGCGCTAGTAAATCTCCGACAAGCAGAATTCACCGCGGAGACCATGGCACATGCGATCTTCCCGGGCGTGGTACTTGGGTTCATCGTTAACGGAATCAGCGGGATTATCCCGGGTGGTTTTTGGGCCGGTTTGCTCTGCGCCGCGGTACTGACTGTGCTGCCCCGCACTACCGACCACAGCAACGAGGCCGGTACCGCAGTCATTCTGGCAACCTTCTACGCGGTGGGCATGGTCATCTCCCTGGCCCACGCCGACCGCTCGGGTCAACTCGAGGCTCTGATGTTCGGCCGTCTGCTCGAGCTGTCCCCGGCACGCCTTCAACAATCCCTGGTGATCTGCGGACTGGCCACTATCACCATGCTCAGCCTGCTCCCCGCGCAAGTCAGCGTGGCGTTTGATCGGACGACGGCCACGATCGACGGAATCCGCCCCCGGCTTCTCGACGCGATATTCAACTTCAGCGTCGCCGCCACAGTAGCTGCCGGTGCCTCAGCTGTGGGGGTGCTGCTGGTGGTGGGATACCTCGTCATTCCAGCCGCCGCGGGCAGAATCCTTTGCCGCACCGTGGGCGCGCAATTGGCATTCGCGGTGGGTTTTGCCAGCGTTGGAGGTCTGGTGAGCATGTTGATTGTGACGGGGCAGCACAGCCACCCGGTCTCCGCGCAGGCGTGCGTCATCATGGTGTTTTTGGTGCTGTTCGGCCTAGCAATCGGCTGGGTTCAGTTGCGCCATCGGGTAGCGGGAGGTCGACGATGA
- a CDS encoding metal ABC transporter permease, giving the protein MNWWEIHFWPLAEVLVLGAGTGLVGALALLHRRIFFAEAISHASFPGAVIGVVLAASLSATQLTGYIFLGAFAGCVALALLMRALVDVPGLNSQSAAGIVLSSGFAFGYFLANWFKPLPIRVDSFLTGSVVSVGRMDVYASVAVALTALLVVAAFGSALISMAFDQTLFRAAGGATRRLDALVLLLICAVIVVAIPAVGTIVVIALLAAPAASVQPWVRSPVALLCWSPILGVLVGGLGFALAVQWGLSVGGTIAIVCGGCFTVSQCGHQLATSTRQPSAMFRRYS; this is encoded by the coding sequence ATGAACTGGTGGGAGATACATTTCTGGCCCCTCGCGGAGGTCCTCGTGCTGGGGGCCGGTACCGGTCTGGTTGGGGCACTGGCATTGCTCCATCGCCGGATCTTCTTCGCCGAGGCGATCTCGCACGCGTCGTTTCCCGGGGCTGTTATCGGGGTGGTGCTCGCGGCTTCCTTGTCCGCAACTCAGCTGACGGGCTATATCTTCCTTGGGGCCTTTGCCGGCTGCGTAGCGCTAGCGCTGTTGATGCGGGCATTGGTGGACGTTCCGGGTCTCAACAGCCAATCTGCTGCGGGTATTGTGCTGTCATCCGGGTTTGCTTTCGGATATTTCCTGGCCAATTGGTTTAAACCCTTACCGATCCGAGTCGATTCTTTCCTCACCGGCTCTGTTGTGAGCGTGGGAAGAATGGATGTGTATGCTTCGGTAGCAGTGGCGCTGACCGCGTTATTGGTGGTGGCTGCCTTCGGCTCCGCGCTGATCAGCATGGCCTTTGACCAGACGCTTTTCCGCGCCGCTGGAGGAGCTACACGACGTCTGGATGCCCTGGTCCTGTTGTTGATTTGTGCAGTCATTGTTGTGGCGATTCCCGCGGTGGGCACCATTGTGGTGATCGCGCTGTTGGCCGCACCTGCAGCGAGCGTGCAACCGTGGGTACGCAGCCCAGTTGCGTTGTTATGCTGGTCTCCGATCCTGGGTGTGCTGGTGGGCGGGCTCGGTTTTGCGTTGGCAGTTCAGTGGGGCCTGTCGGTGGGCGGGACAATTGCCATCGTGTGCGGTGGGTGTTTCACTGTTTCCCAGTGTGGGCACCAGCTAGCGACGAGTACCCGCCAACCGTCAGCCATGTTCCGACGCTATTCTTGA
- a CDS encoding metal-dependent transcriptional regulator, with protein sequence MDVATLPAKTQDYLKIIFDIVERTGQAATMGELAAAMKQRPSTTTEGVKRLAEKGLVHHERYTGITLTEAGRGIATAMARRHRLIETFLVAQLGYSWDEVHAEADLLEHAVSDLFIARIDELLGHPTRDPHGDPIPLANGEVEEISVTPLQQLPDGASALIERVHDSNADLLRYLAEKGIRPGVVVQAVGTEFAGMRLISVAGSNIALAAEALEVIDVSYSPPTNPS encoded by the coding sequence ATGGACGTCGCTACGCTGCCTGCTAAAACCCAGGACTACCTGAAGATTATTTTTGACATCGTCGAGCGCACCGGCCAGGCGGCGACGATGGGCGAGTTGGCGGCGGCGATGAAACAGCGCCCGTCAACCACCACCGAGGGAGTCAAGCGACTGGCGGAAAAAGGACTTGTCCACCATGAGCGTTACACCGGAATCACGCTCACCGAAGCTGGCCGGGGCATTGCGACGGCCATGGCGCGTCGGCACCGGCTGATTGAAACCTTCCTCGTCGCGCAGCTGGGCTATAGCTGGGACGAAGTGCATGCAGAAGCGGATCTGCTCGAACACGCGGTATCCGACCTGTTTATCGCGCGTATCGACGAACTCCTCGGCCATCCGACGCGGGACCCACACGGTGATCCGATCCCGTTAGCAAACGGGGAGGTCGAGGAAATCAGCGTCACCCCATTGCAGCAGCTTCCCGACGGAGCCAGCGCTTTAATCGAGCGAGTTCACGATTCCAATGCAGACCTACTGCGCTATCTAGCGGAAAAGGGGATTCGCCCCGGGGTGGTTGTTCAAGCCGTGGGGACGGAATTCGCCGGGATGCGGCTGATTTCCGTTGCTGGGAGCAACATTGCGCTGGCCGCGGAAGCGCTCGAGGTCATCGATGTGAGCTACTCGCCACCGACAAATCCCAGCTGA
- a CDS encoding tRNA (cytidine(34)-2'-O)-methyltransferase — translation MHFDSPFAHVVFDQPVIPPNTGNAIRMCAGTGARLHLAGPLGFNLEEKNLRRAGLDYHDLADVSVHDNLDATFEAIGPARVFAFTARTSIRHTDIAFEHGDVLLFGTEPTGLDDYALNHPRITELVRIPMLPGRRSMNLSNAAAVATYEAWRQLGFVGGE, via the coding sequence ATGCACTTTGACTCCCCGTTTGCCCACGTCGTGTTTGATCAACCAGTGATCCCACCGAACACCGGCAACGCTATTCGCATGTGTGCTGGCACCGGCGCGCGCCTGCACTTGGCCGGGCCATTGGGTTTCAACCTCGAGGAAAAGAACTTGCGTCGCGCCGGACTGGACTATCACGACCTCGCTGACGTTTCCGTGCATGACAATCTCGACGCCACGTTCGAAGCGATCGGTCCGGCCCGAGTCTTCGCTTTCACCGCCCGCACCAGCATCCGCCACACGGATATCGCTTTTGAACACGGCGACGTCCTATTGTTCGGTACCGAACCGACCGGGCTCGATGATTATGCCCTCAACCACCCTCGGATCACGGAACTAGTGCGTATCCCTATGCTTCCAGGACGTCGCTCGATGAACCTGTCGAATGCTGCCGCGGTGGCTACCTATGAAGCCTGGCGTCAGCTGGGATTTGTCGGTGGCGAGTAG
- a CDS encoding bifunctional methylenetetrahydrofolate dehydrogenase/methenyltetrahydrofolate cyclohydrolase, which translates to MTATKLDGNLYRDEIFSDLAQRVAALNERGIVPGLATVLVGDDPASHSYVKMKHRDCEQIGVRSIRKDLPADVSQEDLLAVIEELNNDPACTGYIVQLPLPKHLDENAVLAAIDPAKDADGLHPVNLGKLVLNEPAPLPCTPNGAISLLRRFGVELDGAKVVVIGRGVTVGRPIGLMLTRRSENATVTLCHTGTKDLAAETRNADVIIAAAGQPHMLTADMVKPGAAVLDVGVSRKDGKLLGDVHPDVWDVAGFVSPNPGGVGPLTRAFLVRNVVERAEQQA; encoded by the coding sequence ATGACTGCAACCAAGCTGGATGGCAACCTGTACCGTGATGAAATCTTTTCCGATCTTGCGCAGCGTGTAGCCGCACTCAATGAACGAGGCATCGTCCCGGGCCTGGCGACGGTCCTGGTGGGTGACGACCCCGCTTCGCATTCCTACGTGAAGATGAAGCACCGCGACTGCGAGCAAATCGGAGTTCGTTCGATCCGCAAAGACCTCCCAGCCGACGTTTCGCAGGAAGATTTGCTCGCAGTCATTGAGGAGCTCAACAACGATCCGGCCTGCACTGGCTACATCGTGCAGTTGCCGCTGCCGAAGCACCTGGATGAAAACGCCGTGCTCGCTGCCATCGATCCAGCCAAAGATGCTGATGGCCTGCACCCAGTTAACTTGGGGAAATTGGTTCTCAACGAGCCTGCACCACTGCCTTGTACGCCGAATGGTGCGATCTCTTTGCTGCGTCGATTTGGCGTCGAGCTTGATGGTGCGAAGGTCGTCGTGATTGGGCGCGGAGTGACCGTGGGGCGCCCGATCGGTCTGATGCTCACGCGACGTTCGGAAAACGCGACCGTCACCTTGTGCCACACCGGCACCAAAGATCTGGCCGCAGAGACCCGCAATGCAGATGTCATCATCGCCGCTGCTGGTCAGCCACATATGCTCACCGCCGACATGGTGAAGCCAGGGGCTGCCGTGCTTGACGTCGGAGTTTCCCGGAAGGACGGAAAACTGCTGGGCGATGTGCATCCAGACGTATGGGACGTTGCCGGTTTCGTTTCGCCGAACCCTGGTGGAGTTGGGCCACTGACCCGTGCGTTCCTGGTGCGCAACGTGGTTGAGCGCGCAGAGCAGCAGGCCTAG
- a CDS encoding DUF3017 domain-containing protein, whose translation MPRQRRNQLANPHDVGLAPSRLPKQIQFFGLAALAVLLVVALGYFVTEHWRRGTLVFGVAVLWLAVLRLACDSGVLGVLAVRSRRFDFWFTTGLGCAIVYLAVSIDALGS comes from the coding sequence GTGCCCCGACAGCGCCGGAACCAGTTGGCGAATCCTCACGACGTAGGACTCGCCCCTTCCCGCCTACCCAAACAAATCCAATTCTTTGGTCTCGCCGCCTTGGCGGTGCTGTTGGTGGTGGCATTGGGGTATTTCGTCACCGAACACTGGCGTCGAGGCACCCTGGTATTCGGCGTAGCGGTGCTGTGGTTGGCGGTGCTTCGCCTGGCTTGCGATTCCGGGGTGCTGGGGGTTTTGGCAGTCCGCTCTCGTCGATTCGATTTTTGGTTCACCACGGGGTTGGGCTGCGCAATCGTCTACCTAGCTGTGTCGATCGACGCCCTCGGCAGCTAA
- the metX gene encoding homoserine O-acetyltransferase MetX, with protein MLSLGTPGEQQVRRIGDVTTEAGGVIRDVHIAFRFWGIPRVTATDSNVILVNHALTGDANAVDWWAGLIGPGLAIDTDVYCVICTNALGGCQGSTGPSSPHPDGRFWGSRFPAISIRDIVATDHKLLTSLGIDRLAAVIGGSMGGARTLEWALMYPEMTTAALVLAVSARASAWQIGIQCAQIASIEKDPDWLGGDFYSTGVSPDAGMATARKLAHLTYRGELEIDERFGTDPQEGEQPLGVFRSADERFAVESYLDYQAQKLLARFDAGSYVALTEALNRHDVGRGRGGLNKALASMSVPTFIVGVDTDILYPYHQQEHLSRNVGNLLGMAKITSPVGHDAFLTETRQLDQIMRRFFRLLRAQGDRPLAAEGVDRHS; from the coding sequence ATGCTCAGCCTCGGCACCCCCGGCGAGCAGCAGGTCCGGCGGATCGGCGATGTCACCACAGAGGCTGGTGGTGTGATTCGGGATGTCCATATCGCCTTCCGGTTCTGGGGCATCCCACGCGTCACCGCGACCGACAGTAACGTGATTCTGGTCAACCACGCCCTCACCGGCGATGCCAATGCCGTGGACTGGTGGGCCGGGCTCATCGGTCCGGGTCTGGCGATCGACACAGATGTTTACTGTGTGATCTGCACCAATGCGCTGGGTGGTTGCCAAGGCTCGACCGGACCATCGTCTCCGCACCCCGATGGCAGATTTTGGGGCTCTCGTTTCCCTGCGATTTCCATCCGCGACATCGTCGCCACAGATCACAAGCTGCTGACATCTCTGGGAATTGATCGCCTGGCCGCGGTGATCGGCGGTTCCATGGGTGGCGCCCGAACGCTCGAGTGGGCGTTGATGTATCCCGAAATGACAACGGCTGCTCTGGTGCTGGCAGTGTCGGCGCGAGCGAGCGCGTGGCAAATCGGGATCCAATGCGCACAAATCGCAAGCATCGAAAAAGACCCAGATTGGCTCGGAGGGGACTTCTACAGCACGGGCGTTTCCCCCGACGCCGGGATGGCGACCGCACGCAAACTAGCTCACTTGACGTACCGCGGCGAGCTGGAAATCGACGAGCGCTTTGGCACTGACCCGCAGGAAGGCGAACAACCACTCGGAGTGTTTCGCTCTGCCGACGAACGCTTTGCGGTGGAAAGCTACTTGGATTATCAGGCGCAGAAGCTGCTGGCGCGATTCGATGCCGGCTCCTATGTCGCACTCACCGAGGCCCTTAACCGCCATGACGTCGGTAGGGGGCGAGGCGGATTGAACAAGGCACTGGCGTCGATGAGCGTGCCGACGTTCATCGTTGGCGTAGACACCGACATCCTGTACCCCTACCACCAGCAGGAACACCTTTCGCGCAATGTAGGCAACCTGCTGGGGATGGCAAAGATCACCTCGCCAGTCGGGCATGATGCGTTCTTGACGGAAACGCGACAGCTGGATCAAATCATGCGGCGCTTCTTTCGGCTACTGCGCGCGCAAGGCGATCGGCCATTAGCTGCCGAGGGCGTCGATCGACACAGCTAG